A genome region from Chlorobaculum tepidum TLS includes the following:
- the xseA gene encoding exodeoxyribonuclease VII large subunit yields MIKTAQSVGELTRAIKNELESLFPFVRVKGELSNVKQHSSGHVYLTLKDSEAQIPAVIWKSVRARSPLELRDGLEVIAEGRLEVWPPAGRYQLICTALFETGEGEQRLALERLIAKLAKAGWFDAERKKPIPRIPRRIGMITSPTGAVIRDMSDVFARRFPAAELLLYPVQVQGERAVESIVRALRYFNDPPKPEHKPDVLIVARGGGSSEDLQAFNDEAVAEAIYRSAIPVISAVGHETDLSVADMVADLRAGTPSIAAERAVPDREELLRLIDNLVNRQSILMEGLISGAQLQVDSITSSYAFNRPVQMLGQFEERLALMEKEMKRAIAEKVRDREQQLTAAADRLAMLDINRTLKRGFALVTQDDRYVTSAKSLEADAKIGLTFHDGQREARVTE; encoded by the coding sequence ATGATCAAAACCGCGCAAAGCGTTGGCGAGCTGACCCGCGCCATCAAGAACGAGCTGGAGAGCCTCTTCCCCTTCGTGCGGGTGAAGGGCGAGCTGTCGAACGTCAAGCAACACAGCTCCGGCCACGTCTATCTGACGCTCAAGGACAGCGAAGCGCAAATTCCGGCGGTGATCTGGAAGAGCGTTCGCGCCCGCTCTCCGCTGGAGCTGCGTGACGGGCTCGAAGTGATCGCCGAGGGGCGGCTGGAGGTCTGGCCGCCCGCTGGTCGCTACCAGCTCATCTGCACGGCGCTCTTCGAAACCGGCGAAGGCGAACAGCGCCTCGCGCTCGAACGGCTGATCGCCAAACTCGCCAAGGCGGGCTGGTTCGACGCCGAGCGCAAAAAGCCGATCCCGCGCATCCCGCGCCGCATCGGCATGATCACCTCACCCACCGGGGCGGTGATCCGTGACATGAGCGACGTTTTCGCGCGGCGCTTCCCCGCGGCGGAGCTGCTGCTCTACCCGGTGCAGGTGCAGGGCGAGCGAGCCGTCGAATCGATCGTGCGGGCGCTCCGCTACTTCAACGACCCGCCAAAGCCGGAGCACAAGCCCGACGTGCTCATCGTGGCGCGAGGCGGCGGCTCGTCGGAAGACCTGCAAGCCTTCAACGACGAAGCGGTGGCCGAAGCGATCTACCGCTCGGCAATTCCGGTGATCAGCGCCGTCGGCCACGAAACCGACCTCTCGGTGGCCGACATGGTAGCCGACCTCCGCGCAGGCACGCCCTCCATCGCCGCCGAACGCGCCGTGCCCGACCGCGAGGAACTGCTTCGCCTGATCGACAACCTCGTCAACCGGCAATCAATTCTGATGGAAGGCTTGATTTCCGGAGCACAACTCCAGGTGGACTCCATCACCAGCAGCTACGCCTTCAACCGCCCGGTGCAGATGCTCGGCCAGTTCGAGGAGCGGCTGGCGCTGATGGAAAAAGAGATGAAACGAGCCATCGCCGAAAAAGTGCGCGACCGCGAACAGCAACTCACCGCCGCTGCCGACAGGCTGGCAATGCTCGACATCAACCGAACCCTCAAACGCGGCTTCGCACTGGTAACGCAGGACGACCGCTACGTCACTTCAGCAAAATCACTCGAAGCTGACGCGAAGATAGGTCTCACCTTCCACGACGGGCAAAGAGAAGCTAGGGTGACGGAGTAA
- the kdsB gene encoding 3-deoxy-manno-octulosonate cytidylyltransferase yields the protein MNAVIVIPARLSSSRLKEKMLADLEGEPLIVRTWQQATKSRLASRVVVATDSERIFAVLREAGAEVVMTSPDLTCGTDRIAEAAEQVGGDVFVNLQGDEPLIDPATIDLAIAPFFGEGPLPDCTTLVFPLKPDERQIIDDPHVVKAVLDTRGNALYFSRSPIPYRRETLPDTKYYRHIGLYAFRADVLKAFVALPPSMLERAESLEQLRLLENGYRIRCIETTTDTPGVNTEEELEEVRRLFRERFGA from the coding sequence ATGAACGCCGTCATCGTCATTCCCGCCCGTCTTAGCTCCAGCCGTCTGAAAGAGAAAATGCTTGCCGATCTCGAAGGCGAGCCGCTCATCGTGCGCACCTGGCAGCAAGCGACGAAATCGCGCCTTGCGAGCCGCGTGGTGGTGGCGACCGACAGCGAGCGCATCTTTGCGGTGCTTCGCGAGGCCGGCGCGGAGGTGGTGATGACCTCGCCTGACCTCACCTGCGGCACCGACCGCATCGCCGAGGCCGCTGAACAGGTGGGTGGCGACGTATTCGTCAATCTCCAGGGCGACGAACCACTCATCGACCCGGCGACTATCGACCTTGCCATCGCGCCCTTTTTCGGGGAGGGCCCGCTGCCCGACTGCACCACCCTGGTTTTCCCGCTCAAGCCTGATGAACGGCAGATCATCGACGATCCACACGTGGTCAAGGCCGTGCTCGACACTCGCGGCAATGCGCTCTACTTCTCGCGCAGCCCGATTCCGTACCGCCGTGAAACCCTGCCCGATACGAAATACTACCGCCACATCGGCCTCTACGCCTTCCGCGCCGACGTGCTCAAAGCCTTCGTTGCGCTCCCGCCCTCGATGCTCGAACGCGCCGAATCCCTCGAACAACTCCGCCTCCTCGAAAACGGCTACCGCATTCGCTGCATCGAAACAACGACGGATACGCCGGGCGTGAACACCGAGGAGGAGCTGGAAGAGGTGCGCAGGCTGTTCAGGGAGCGGTTTGGAGCGTGA
- the bchY gene encoding chlorophyllide a reductase subunit Y — MENKACNKLHPQSMCPAFGGLRVLMRIDGAQVCMAADQGCLYGLTFVSHFYAARRSIVSPELMNAQISGGTMIDDVRCTIEKIAEDPSVRFIPVVSTCVAETAGIAEELLPKRVGNADVLLVRLPAFQIRTHPEAKDVAVSSLVKRFGAFGEPKKGKTLVVLGEIFPVDAMMIGGVLQKIGVESVITLPGADLDDYVQAGRASACAVLHPFYERTAALFESAGVKIVGGNPIGANATGQWIERIGEALDLDPETVKTVAEEERQKAKGMMAGFAERMHGSVIVAGYEGNELPLVRLLLEAGLDVPYASTSIARTALGEEDHRLLTMLGTEVRYRKYLEEDMEAVLEHKPDLVIGTTSLDSFAKEHGIPAIYYTNNISARPIFFASGAASVLGMIAGLLEKREIYGRMKEYFMPSA, encoded by the coding sequence ATGGAGAACAAGGCTTGTAACAAATTGCATCCTCAATCGATGTGCCCCGCGTTCGGCGGTCTGCGCGTGCTCATGCGCATCGACGGCGCACAGGTCTGCATGGCCGCCGACCAGGGCTGCCTTTACGGACTGACCTTCGTGTCGCACTTCTACGCCGCGCGGCGCTCGATTGTGTCGCCGGAGCTGATGAACGCACAGATTTCCGGCGGTACGATGATCGACGACGTGCGCTGCACCATCGAAAAGATTGCTGAAGACCCGTCGGTGCGCTTCATTCCGGTGGTGAGCACCTGCGTCGCCGAGACGGCGGGTATCGCCGAGGAGTTGCTGCCGAAGCGGGTCGGCAACGCTGATGTGCTGCTTGTGCGGCTTCCGGCGTTCCAGATTCGGACGCACCCCGAGGCGAAGGATGTGGCCGTCTCGTCGCTGGTGAAGCGGTTCGGCGCGTTTGGTGAGCCGAAAAAGGGCAAGACGCTCGTGGTGCTTGGCGAAATTTTCCCGGTCGATGCGATGATGATCGGCGGCGTGTTGCAGAAGATCGGCGTCGAGTCGGTCATCACGCTGCCCGGCGCTGACCTCGACGACTACGTGCAGGCGGGGCGCGCGTCGGCCTGCGCGGTGCTGCACCCCTTTTACGAGCGGACGGCGGCGCTCTTCGAGTCGGCGGGAGTGAAGATCGTGGGCGGCAATCCCATCGGCGCGAACGCCACCGGCCAGTGGATCGAGCGGATCGGCGAGGCGCTCGACCTTGATCCGGAGACCGTCAAAACCGTTGCCGAGGAGGAGCGGCAGAAGGCCAAGGGTATGATGGCCGGATTCGCTGAAAGGATGCACGGCTCGGTGATCGTCGCGGGCTACGAGGGCAACGAGTTGCCGCTGGTGCGCCTGTTGCTCGAAGCGGGCCTCGACGTGCCCTACGCCTCGACCTCCATCGCCCGCACCGCGCTCGGCGAGGAGGATCACCGCCTGCTGACGATGCTCGGCACCGAGGTGCGCTACCGGAAATATCTCGAAGAGGACATGGAGGCCGTGCTGGAGCACAAGCCCGACCTGGTGATCGGCACCACCTCGCTCGACAGCTTCGCCAAGGAGCACGGCATTCCGGCTATCTACTACACCAACAACATCTCCGCCCGCCCGATCTTCTTTGCCTCCGGCGCGGCGTCGGTACTCGGTATGATTGCTGGGCTGCTCGAAAAGCGGGAAATTTACGGAAGGATGAAGGAGTATTTTATGCCGTCGGCGTGA
- the purU gene encoding formyltetrahydrofolate deformylase, whose amino-acid sequence MIAAAAPSKAILLLSCPDRVGLVARIANFIYERGGNILDLNEHVDVDERQFFLRVSWSLDHFSIPAEDLESAFAPLGREFRANWQIRLSGKRSRMAVFVSKYDHCLREILWRHSLGEFDIDLPLVISNHPDLAPLVEAHGIPFHVIPVTPEAKAAAEQRQMALCDEHGIDTIVLARYMQVLSPEFTRRWVGRIINIHHSFLPAFVGGNPYRQAYRRGVKLIGATSHYVTDELDEGPIIEQDIIRITHRDTLEDLVRKGRDLERLVLARALRLHCDHRILLNGRKTVVFD is encoded by the coding sequence ATGATCGCTGCCGCCGCTCCCTCTAAAGCCATACTTCTGCTCTCCTGCCCCGACCGCGTGGGTCTTGTGGCGCGAATTGCCAACTTTATCTACGAGCGCGGTGGAAACATTCTCGACCTCAACGAGCATGTCGATGTGGATGAACGGCAATTCTTTCTCCGCGTTTCGTGGAGTCTTGACCACTTCTCGATTCCTGCTGAAGACCTCGAATCGGCATTTGCGCCGCTGGGCCGAGAATTCAGGGCGAACTGGCAGATTCGCCTCTCTGGCAAGCGGAGCCGGATGGCGGTTTTCGTCTCGAAATACGACCACTGCCTGCGCGAGATTCTCTGGCGGCACAGCCTCGGCGAGTTCGATATCGACCTCCCGCTCGTCATCTCCAATCATCCCGATCTCGCGCCGCTCGTCGAAGCGCACGGCATACCGTTCCACGTCATTCCGGTGACGCCTGAAGCCAAAGCAGCAGCTGAGCAGCGGCAGATGGCTTTGTGCGATGAGCATGGCATTGACACCATCGTGCTGGCGCGGTACATGCAGGTGCTCTCGCCGGAGTTTACACGGCGCTGGGTGGGCCGGATCATTAACATTCACCACTCGTTTCTTCCGGCCTTTGTCGGCGGCAACCCGTACCGGCAAGCCTACCGGCGGGGCGTGAAGCTGATCGGCGCGACCAGCCACTACGTCACCGACGAGTTGGACGAAGGGCCGATCATCGAGCAAGATATCATCCGCATCACGCACCGCGACACGCTTGAAGACCTCGTGCGGAAAGGGCGCGACCTCGAACGGCTCGTGCTGGCGCGCGCCCTGCGGCTGCACTGCGACCACCGGATACTGCTCAACGGGCGCAAAACCGTCGTGTTCGACTGA
- a CDS encoding SPOR domain-containing protein, producing the protein MAAQTAADILARLLGIGPDEAQHQLDRFAGGMTAELLDRKRLAVGGLGVFSVVHEQATRQTTASGTRYQPPRDRVAFEARKELTGDAERIASVRLGMEASEARRLAKALGELFEAMKKGTGRFELRGFGSFTLVSGALRFQPESSLEALLNIGYGDLKEVVIADHSAEKETLPAPEKPGGLKKAALFVAAVLMLASGWFLYRQFAPDGVDALPSAGSSAESGVAAPVASSALSAPLSSKAPESVQASPDSLILQKGRYTVIVATFNTRKVVRQEIARLSEMGHRVWCWPVTSGGSRYYRLVIGDFETRKAALDSMKSMPKGLSSHSYIQQAPKNVVLYGEQGL; encoded by the coding sequence ATGGCCGCTCAGACCGCAGCCGACATCCTTGCCAGGCTTCTCGGCATCGGGCCGGATGAGGCGCAGCACCAGCTCGACCGTTTTGCGGGCGGCATGACGGCGGAGCTGCTCGACCGCAAGCGCCTCGCCGTCGGTGGGCTGGGCGTTTTTTCGGTCGTGCACGAACAGGCGACGAGGCAGACGACCGCTTCGGGGACACGCTACCAGCCTCCGAGGGATCGGGTGGCGTTCGAAGCGCGGAAGGAGCTGACGGGCGACGCCGAACGCATCGCGAGCGTTCGGCTCGGCATGGAGGCGAGCGAGGCGCGGCGGCTGGCCAAGGCGCTCGGCGAGCTGTTCGAGGCGATGAAAAAGGGGACGGGCCGGTTTGAATTGCGCGGATTCGGTTCGTTCACGCTGGTGTCGGGCGCATTGCGCTTCCAGCCGGAAAGCTCGCTCGAAGCGCTGCTCAACATCGGCTACGGCGACCTGAAGGAGGTCGTCATTGCCGACCACTCCGCTGAAAAAGAGACGTTACCGGCTCCGGAGAAGCCGGGAGGATTGAAAAAGGCGGCGCTGTTCGTCGCGGCGGTCTTGATGCTTGCCAGCGGCTGGTTTCTCTACCGGCAGTTCGCGCCGGACGGCGTCGATGCGTTGCCGTCCGCCGGTAGCTCCGCGGAGTCCGGCGTCGCAGCGCCCGTGGCGTCGAGTGCGCTGAGCGCTCCGCTGTCCTCGAAAGCACCGGAAAGCGTTCAGGCATCGCCGGATTCGCTCATCCTTCAGAAGGGGCGATACACAGTGATTGTCGCGACCTTCAATACCCGAAAGGTCGTCCGGCAGGAGATAGCGCGGCTTTCGGAGATGGGTCACCGGGTCTGGTGCTGGCCGGTCACTTCCGGGGGAAGCCGCTATTACCGGCTCGTGATCGGTGATTTTGAGACGCGGAAGGCGGCGCTCGACAGCATGAAGTCGATGCCGAAGGGGCTGTCGAGTCACAGCTATATTCAGCAAGCACCAAAAAATGTTGTTTTGTATGGAGAACAAGGCTTGTAA
- a CDS encoding sulfite exporter TauE/SafE family protein, whose protein sequence is MIKKIKAFFAGAGIGALGGLIGLGGAEFRLPLLLGMFAFPPLEAVILNKAMSLLVVASALPFRAATISWETLFAHWTIVVNLLAGSLAGAWAGASWATKLRSETLYRVIAILLLGIALVLLTGHQTTTTGTPLFDSPALLMTTGVIAGLGIGIVAALLGVAGGELLIPVIVFLFGADIKLAGSLSLAVSLPTMLVSFARYSKDSSFVVLGANKSFVLIMAIGSIAGAWLGSRLLGIVPDSYLLPMLAAILLISALKVWKHK, encoded by the coding sequence ATGATTAAAAAGATAAAAGCTTTTTTTGCCGGTGCGGGCATTGGAGCCCTTGGAGGTTTGATTGGTCTTGGCGGAGCGGAATTTCGTTTGCCGCTTTTACTTGGCATGTTTGCTTTTCCTCCGCTGGAAGCCGTCATCCTCAACAAGGCAATGAGTCTTCTGGTGGTTGCCTCGGCCCTGCCGTTCAGGGCCGCTACCATCTCCTGGGAGACTCTGTTCGCGCACTGGACGATCGTTGTCAATCTTCTCGCTGGCAGTTTGGCCGGGGCCTGGGCGGGTGCCAGCTGGGCGACAAAATTGCGAAGTGAAACGCTCTACCGGGTTATAGCAATACTGCTGCTCGGCATTGCGCTTGTGTTGCTGACCGGACACCAGACAACCACAACCGGAACACCTTTGTTTGATTCGCCAGCCCTGCTGATGACAACAGGTGTTATTGCGGGCCTGGGCATCGGCATCGTTGCAGCTCTTCTTGGCGTGGCCGGTGGTGAGCTGCTTATACCTGTCATCGTTTTCCTGTTCGGGGCGGACATCAAACTTGCGGGAAGTTTGTCGCTCGCCGTCAGCCTGCCAACCATGCTGGTCAGCTTTGCGCGTTACAGCAAGGATAGCAGCTTTGTGGTTCTTGGTGCGAACAAATCATTTGTCCTGATTATGGCTATCGGCTCGATTGCTGGTGCCTGGCTCGGCTCTCGGTTGCTCGGCATTGTCCCCGACAGTTATCTGCTGCCGATGCTTGCCGCAATTTTGTTGATTTCAGCGCTTAAAGTGTGGAAGCACAAATAA
- the dtd gene encoding D-aminoacyl-tRNA deacylase, whose protein sequence is MRTVVQQVREASVSIGGELHSSIGTGLLVLAGISRDDTADDLAWMSRKIPNLRIFEDEKGKMNRSLKDIGGALLVVSQFTLYADASRGNRPGFSESAPPELARVLFDRFVESIRHEAGCPVETGVFGADMQVSLVNDGPVTIILESPKKP, encoded by the coding sequence ATGAGAACGGTTGTCCAGCAGGTGCGCGAGGCGAGCGTCTCCATCGGCGGTGAGCTGCACAGCTCCATCGGTACGGGGCTGCTGGTGCTTGCCGGAATCTCGCGCGACGACACGGCGGACGACCTCGCCTGGATGAGCCGCAAGATTCCGAATCTGCGCATTTTTGAGGATGAGAAGGGGAAGATGAACCGCTCGCTCAAAGATATTGGCGGCGCACTGCTCGTGGTCTCGCAATTTACGCTTTACGCCGACGCCAGCCGCGGCAATCGCCCTGGCTTTTCCGAATCCGCGCCGCCGGAGCTTGCCAGAGTGCTGTTTGACCGCTTCGTCGAGTCGATCCGCCACGAGGCCGGGTGCCCGGTCGAGACCGGCGTGTTCGGCGCAGACATGCAGGTGTCGCTGGTCAACGACGGCCCGGTCACCATCATTCTCGAATCACCAAAAAAACCATGA